ACACTCTAATTGCTTCCAAGGTTCTGGGAGCATCACCTTCAGGGGGTCAACTGGCATAGCCGACACATACAAGTCAGCCGTCAACACTTCATCTTCTGCCCCATTTAACCCTCTGAGCAAAAATCCTTTGACAGTGCCATCGGGATTGAGCAAAATCTCTTTTAACGGAGCATTGAGGCGGACTTCACCACCACCCTGGGTGATGTGGTCTACTATGGGCTGACATAATCGCTCTGTGGGTGAACCATCTAAAAACGCCATTTTGGAGCCGTTTTTTTCCTGGAGGAAGCGATTGAGGGCAGTTAGCAAGATGGTGGCAGAAATTTCATCAGGGCCAATAAAGTTAAGTGATTTGCACATCGCAATAAACACTTCGTCATTGACTCGTTCAGGAATGTTCTGCTTCCGTAGCCACTCTGTCCATGAGTATTTGTCCATATCCTCGACGTATTTCTGACCCTGAACCATTGCGGGAATCAGACCTAAGCCAAATTTGATTTTTTCTGGCCATGTCAGCATATCGTTGTTTCTCAGAATTGCCACTACACCATTTAAGGGGGCTGGCAAATCCGGGAAATCGAAGCGGCTGTAGGTTCCTGGCGCTTCGGGCTGGTTGAAAATCATTGAGTGTTCTTTCCACTGCAATCGATCTTCAATATCCAGTTCTTTAAATAGCTGCAACATATTGGGATATGCGCCAAAGAAGATGTGTAGACCTGTTTCGTACCAGTCTCCATCTGAGTCTTTCCACGCCGCCACTTTGCCACCCAATACATCCCGGCGCTCCAAGACAATGGGAGTGTGACCTGCGTCTGTGAGATATTTCGCGCAGGATAATCCTGCTAGTCCAGCACCCGCGATCGCTACTCGCATTTAAACTTACTGCCTTTCAATATTTTTTGATCGTTTTGTCGTTCTCATTATACGTTGCAATCCGTTACATTTGGCAGGGATTGTGCGATCGCTTCTTCAAAAACTTCTCTCCAAGGCAATTTTACTGACATACACAAACAACGGCAGAACGCCAGCATCATTACCACTCAAGCACCCCATGATTCGTCAGTTATATCCTAATTTTTGGTCAGCAGTCTCAAATATCCTGAAAATTACACGTTAATTTATGTAACTTTTTAAGTAAAATTTTGTATATTTTATGATCTAGTGCTATGATGAGGAGTTTTTATTGTTATCAATATAGTCAAATTACAGTCAACAAAGAAAATACTTTTCCTCAATGGAGACGAGTTCGATATTAGCACTTACTCCCAAAATGCCCCATAATTATCAGTGGTTAATAAGAGAGGATTCCTGTTATAACCAAAATTACTATCTCAACTAATAAAAATCATCGGAATGATTGCTTAAAAATTGACAAATTCCCACTGATGTATGTTAACAAGAGCCAGAATCAATGACAAACTACATAAATTATCTCATCTCTTATGCAAACACCAAATACACAGAATTGGCATAATTCTGACACCAAAATTGTATCCATGTTAGAACACATTACTCCTCTGATTCTTACTTATAATGAAGCTGTCAATATTGAACGCACGCTTGAGCGTCTCACTTGGGCAAAAAAAATCATAGTTATTGATAGTTATAGTACTGATACAACCCTGGAAATTCTTGACTCTTATGCACAAGTCCAGGTATTTAAACGAGAATTTGATACCCACGGTAAACAATGGAACTATGGCTTGGAACAAGTAAAAACCCCTTGGGTACTTTCTCTAGATGCAGATTATCTAGTTACAGATGATTTAATCTCAGAAATGGCCGCCTTACCTGTGGATGGAGAAATTGATGGCTACTTTGTCAGGTTCAAGTATTGTGTGTTTGGGAAACCCGTTCGCAACACCAGAATACTCCCTCCCCGCCAAGTTTTATTTCAAAACAGCAAAGCTATTTATATTGACGATGGACATACACAAATTTTACAATTAACTGGTAAATCAGCGCTACTCTCTGGTTATCTCTACCACGATGATCGCAAACCATTTAGTCGTTGGTTATGGTCACAAGAACGCTATACAGTTCTAGAAGCCAAGAAAATACTAGAAACTCCCATCAACGAACTCGATTGGGTGGATCGTATCCGCCGAAAAAAAGTTTTAGCACCTTGGATGATCTTTATCTATTGCTTGAT
The window above is part of the Nodularia spumigena CCY9414 genome. Proteins encoded here:
- the pds gene encoding 15-cis-phytoene desaturase, yielding MRVAIAGAGLAGLSCAKYLTDAGHTPIVLERRDVLGGKVAAWKDSDGDWYETGLHIFFGAYPNMLQLFKELDIEDRLQWKEHSMIFNQPEAPGTYSRFDFPDLPAPLNGVVAILRNNDMLTWPEKIKFGLGLIPAMVQGQKYVEDMDKYSWTEWLRKQNIPERVNDEVFIAMCKSLNFIGPDEISATILLTALNRFLQEKNGSKMAFLDGSPTERLCQPIVDHITQGGGEVRLNAPLKEILLNPDGTVKGFLLRGLNGAEDEVLTADLYVSAMPVDPLKVMLPEPWKQLECFQKLEGLEGVPVINVHLWFDRKLTEIDHLLFSRSPLLSVYADMSNACREYANSERSMLELVLAPAKDWITKSDEEIVTATIAELEKLFPDHFGGENPAKLLKFHVVKTPRSVYKATPGRQQFRPSQKTPIANFYLTGDYTMQRYLASMEGAVLSGKLTAQAISEARPVANSPDDLQTPTRPPATNAATA
- a CDS encoding glycosyltransferase family 2 protein produces the protein MQTPNTQNWHNSDTKIVSMLEHITPLILTYNEAVNIERTLERLTWAKKIIVIDSYSTDTTLEILDSYAQVQVFKREFDTHGKQWNYGLEQVKTPWVLSLDADYLVTDDLISEMAALPVDGEIDGYFVRFKYCVFGKPVRNTRILPPRQVLFQNSKAIYIDDGHTQILQLTGKSALLSGYLYHDDRKPFSRWLWSQERYTVLEAKKILETPINELDWVDRIRRKKVLAPWMIFIYCLMIEGWIFNGWHGWYYVFHRVLAETILAIRIIEAEKLKRD